One window of the Acaryochloris sp. CCMEE 5410 genome contains the following:
- a CDS encoding HU family DNA-binding protein codes for MNKGELVDAVADKASVTKKQADAVLTAALEAIVESVSSGEKVTLVGFGSFEPRERKAREGRNPKTGAKMKIPATKVPAFSAGKLFKEKVAPKK; via the coding sequence ATGAATAAAGGAGAACTCGTCGACGCCGTTGCTGATAAGGCAAGTGTCACGAAAAAGCAGGCAGATGCAGTTCTGACTGCCGCCTTAGAGGCCATTGTTGAATCTGTCTCGTCAGGAGAAAAAGTCACATTGGTGGGATTTGGCTCATTTGAACCTCGCGAACGCAAGGCCCGGGAAGGACGTAACCCCAAGACCGGTGCGAAAATGAAGATTCCCGCAACTAAAGTTCCAGCTTTCTCTGCAGGTAAGCTATTTAAGGAAAAAGTTGCTCCTAAAAAGTAA
- the cobD gene encoding threonine-phosphate decarboxylase CobD: MSRPLHGGNLRWAADIAGCSPGCILDFSASINPLGPPKSAIAAIQTHLDTLTAYPDPSYQSICQVLSKVHQLPVDWFLPGNGSAELLTWACRDLAQLAWTGVLTPAFADYQRALKAFQAQIRPLPLNIRQIQHQSSSDLIEQALQIARQSADSAQAGLLLNNPHNPTGGLVSIHQIEPFLEQFPLVVVDEAFMDFLPVDADFSLISKVQDFPNLVILRSLTKFYSLPGLRLGYAIGHPDRLQRWQKCRDPWSVNSLAVMAGIAGLGDHVFQNKTLSWLPPVRTKLMQGLVELGAYPLEGAANFLLVQTKVSVPLLQELLLKHHHILIRDCLSFPELGDQYFRIAVRTQADNQQLLTALADCLPQLSV, from the coding sequence TTGAGTCGCCCTTTACACGGAGGCAACCTGCGGTGGGCTGCAGACATAGCAGGTTGTTCTCCCGGCTGTATCCTTGATTTTTCGGCAAGTATCAACCCACTTGGGCCGCCTAAATCTGCGATTGCAGCCATTCAAACTCATCTCGATACCCTCACGGCTTATCCAGATCCGAGTTATCAGTCAATATGCCAGGTGTTGAGTAAGGTTCATCAGCTCCCCGTTGACTGGTTTTTGCCGGGAAATGGTTCAGCTGAATTACTCACTTGGGCCTGCCGTGATTTGGCCCAACTGGCATGGACTGGGGTTCTAACGCCTGCCTTTGCTGACTATCAACGAGCATTGAAGGCGTTCCAAGCTCAAATTCGGCCATTACCTCTGAATATTAGACAGATTCAACATCAATCTTCCAGTGATTTGATCGAGCAGGCATTACAGATCGCTCGTCAGTCTGCCGATTCAGCTCAAGCTGGACTATTACTGAATAACCCCCACAATCCCACTGGGGGGTTAGTCAGCATCCATCAAATCGAACCGTTTCTAGAGCAGTTCCCTTTGGTGGTGGTGGATGAGGCATTTATGGACTTTCTGCCTGTAGATGCTGACTTCAGCTTGATCTCTAAAGTGCAAGATTTTCCGAATCTCGTTATCTTGCGTTCCCTGACCAAATTTTATAGTTTGCCTGGGTTGCGGTTGGGGTATGCCATTGGCCACCCCGATCGGCTCCAGCGCTGGCAGAAATGCCGTGATCCCTGGTCTGTAAACTCTCTGGCCGTTATGGCGGGAATAGCAGGGTTGGGAGATCACGTTTTTCAAAATAAAACCCTATCTTGGTTGCCCCCTGTCCGTACCAAACTGATGCAAGGTTTGGTGGAGTTGGGGGCTTATCCCCTGGAGGGGGCAGCGAATTTTCTGTTAGTACAAACGAAGGTTTCAGTACCTTTGCTGCAGGAGTTGCTTTTAAAGCATCATCATATTCTCATTCGAGATTGTCTTAGCTTTCCCGAATTAGGAGATCAGTATTTTCGGATTGCGGTGCGGACTCAAGCAGACAATCAACAGTTACTCACTGCTTTGGCCGATTGCCTACCTCAGTTATCTGTTTAG